Proteins from one Ipomoea triloba cultivar NCNSP0323 chromosome 1, ASM357664v1 genomic window:
- the LOC116007840 gene encoding uncharacterized protein LOC116007840: MPQVDLETLVSACAGGGADRKIACETLAVDGAADDKDDSDDEIEEKEVIPVDFPPESFWLSKDAEYDWFDRNAFLERKESTKGINPNPTTTTTHPSSNSGSQRFLKPKASIIGLPKTQKTAYAESKRRTCNKPANIRLFPPRRTESMGKPVAEPSSPKVSCMGRVRSKRRRRRSSSKREKPVERSRSGRENRKLGFYSRFVSMFMSDRNHKPAKKVEKERKGEPPVPARKSVKTKKAREIQISTEPVAEPPGLGSMNRFASGRRSQSWGADEISAVISETFDTDATRVGPKARN, encoded by the coding sequence ATGCCTCAGGTTGATCTTGAAACCCTGGTCTCCGCCTGCGCAGGCGGAGGAGCTGACCGGAAAATCGCATGCGAGACGTTGGCTGTTGACGGAGCCGCCGACGACAAGGACGATTCCGACGACGAAATCGAAGAAAAGGAAGTGATTCCGGTGGATTTTCCACCGGAGTCGTTCTGGCTATCAAAAGATGCCGAGTATGACTGGTTCGACAGAAACGCTTTCCTGGAGCGGAAGGAATCCACGAAAGGTATCAATCCCAACCCGACCACGACGACGACCCACCCGAGTTCCAATTCGGGCTCCCAGAGGTTTTTGAAGCCCAAAGCTTCCATCATCGGGCTGCCCAAAACTCAGAAGACGGCCTACGCCGAGTCTAAACGGAGGACGTGCAATAAGCCGGCGAATATCCGGCTATTTCCGCCGAGGCGGACCGAGTCTATGGGGAAACCGGTTGCCGAACCGTCGTCTCCGAAGGTTTCGTGTATGGGAAGAGTAAGATCGAAGCGCCGCCGGAGAAGATCGTCTTCCAAGAGGGAGAAACCGGTCGAAAGATCCCGGAGCGGCCGAGAGAACCGGAAGCTCGGGTTCTATTCCCGGTTCGTATCCATGTTCATGTCAGACCGGAATCATAAACCGGCGAAGAAAGTTGAAAAGGAACGAAAGGGGGAGCCGCCAGTGCCTGCCAGGAAGAGCGTGAAGACAAAAAAAGCCCGTGAAATTCAGATAAGCACTGAACCGGTGGCTGAGCCGCCCGGGTTGGGGTCGATGAACCGGTTCGCATCCGGGCGGAGGTCACAGTCGTGGGGCGCGGACGAAATTAGCGCGGTGATTTCGGAGACTTTTGACACAGACGCTACTCGGGTGGGACCCAAAGCGAGAAATTGA
- the LOC116007922 gene encoding alpha carbonic anhydrase 1, chloroplastic-like has product MATLYVIAALLCILKPVAFAQESSVFFSYSGSTGPDRWGSLSPDYAKCSSGRSQSPINIVNGEAVINTNLKALDIQFRDSVSASLVSNGFNVLMRFDGDAGKLVFGGKNYALKQMHWHTSSEHRVDGTQYTGEVHLVHNAADSSVAVVSVLLQSGQSDPIIAKVQQQLDKLPSKKSNESPPEIALGNVNIQELSGLTNTDKYYTFTGSLTTPPCTEGVTWIVIGKIGSISNGQIAALKRPMDDGSKTNARPVQAINGRNVEAYQA; this is encoded by the exons ATGGCAACGTTATATGTGATTGCAGCTCTGTTGTGTATCCTAAAACCCGTAGCTTTTGCCCAGGAGAGCTCGGTATTTTTTAGTTATTCGGGCTCAACGGGCCCGGACCGTTGGGGAAGTTTAAGCCCGGACTATGCCAAGTGCTCCAGTGGAAGATCACAGTCCCCCATCAACATCGTTAACGGCGAGGCAGTGATAAACACCAATTTGAAAGCTTTGGATATACAATTCCGTGACTCCGTTAGTGCTTCTTTGGTTAGCAATGGCTTCAATGTTCTG ATGCGTTTCGATGGAGATGCAGGAAAGTTGGTCTTCGGCGGTAAAAATTACGCCTTGAAGCAAATGCACTGGCATACTTCTTCTGAACACCGAGTTGACGGAACTCA ATATACGGGTGAGGTTCACCTAGTCCACAACGCGGCAGATAGCAGCGTGGCTGTGGTATCAGTTCTTTTGCAATCAGGCCAATCTGATCCCATTATTGCCAAG GTACAACAACAATTAGATAAGTTACCAAGTAAAAAGTCAAATGAAAGCCCACCTGAAATTGCATTGGGAAATGTGAATATTCAAGAATTAAGCGGATTAACCAATACTGATAAGTACTACACTTTTACCGGTTCCCTCACTACTCCCCCATGCACGGAAGGTGTTACATGGATAGTTATAGGAAAG ATTGGCTCAATCTCAAACGGTCAAATTGCTGCTCTGAAACGTCCAATGGACGACGGAAGCAAGACTAATGCAAGACCAGTGCAGGCTATAAATGGACGAAACGTGGAGGCTTACCAAGcttaa